A window from Osmia lignaria lignaria isolate PbOS001 chromosome 8, iyOsmLign1, whole genome shotgun sequence encodes these proteins:
- the LOC117606701 gene encoding quinone oxidoreductase-like protein 2: MSVVVGRRILTHFCKNHLKKLSTRTRILGFTSEAKEKSLNLEDAKPGIPASEAGKILAAVLKKFNESLIVENLESPKMLQTNEVLIDVNYCALNASDVLLSKNLYTFEPTLPMVLGYELVGKLVQVGEEAKKKGYKIGDKVIALNKDRYGGLAEQCVAEIADVWKIPSEIKSLDAIGLLDDYITALIALEKKVSLQEHDIMFVNVGVSSTGLAAVDLATNVFKAQVISVCATEDGAALAREKGVLASFKFKDRTLLKQIEEVAADKDIKAIFDDADGKYLKKILSCFTDIYKPDATIKDLSRDDSFAVVLHHLSREGRAIIAGTATIKSNDESKDQEGSFSVTGLNLREFRKANPETYRQAGDDILEFFEEGLIKPTCVLNVGLLKINDALEFIVNKKLPGKVVIDIKNR; this comes from the exons ATGTCAGTCGTGGTAGGACGAAGAATTTTAACGCATTTTTGTAAAAATCATTTGAAGAAGTTGTCGACACGGACAAGAATCCTTGGGTTTACTTCTGAAGCTAAAGAAAAGTCGCTTAACCTAGAAGATGCAAAACCTGGAATACCGGCTTCCGAAGCAGGCAAAATTTTGGCAGCCGTGTTGAAGAAATTCAACGAATCCCTTATTGTAGAAAATTTAGAATCCCCCAAAATGTTACAAACAAACGAA GTTCTTATTGATGTTAATTACTGTGCTCTCAATGCATCAGATGTTTTATTAtctaaaaatttatatacatttGAACCAACTTTACCAATGGTTCTCGGTTATGAACTTGTTGGGAAATTGGTTCAAGTTGGAGAAGAAGCAAAAAAGAAAGGGTATAAAATTGGCGATAAGGTTATTGCTCTTAATAAAGATCGTTATGGAGGTTTAGCTGAGCAGTGTGTGGCAGAAATTGCT GATGTTTGGAAAATACCATCTGAGATAAAATCATTGGATGCTATAGGATTACTTGATGATTATATTACTGCTTTGATTGctttagaaaaaaaagttaGCCTCCAAGAACATGATATTATGTTTGTTAATGTTGGTGTAAGTAGTACTGGGTTGGCAGCTGTTGATCTTGCAACAAATGTTTTCAAAGCTCAG GTAATAAGTGTTTGTGCTACCGAAGATGGTGCAGCACTTGCTAGGGAAAAGGGTGTGCTTGCatcttttaaatttaaagatCGTACATTATTAAAACAAATTGAGGAAGTAGCTGCTGACAAAGATATTAAAGCTATTTTTGATGATGCTGATGGTAAATACCTTAAAAAGATCCTAAGTTG CTTTACTGATATCTACAAACCCGATGCAACGATAAAAGATTTGTCACGTGACGATAGTTTTGCCGTGGTATTGCACCATCTTTCTCGCGAag GTAGGGCAATAATTGCTGGCACAGCTACAATTAAATCAAATGATGAATCTAAAGATCAGGAAGGTAGTTTCAGTGTTACTGGATTAAATTTAAGAGAATTTAGAAAGGCAAATCCTGAAACATAtag ACAAGCAGGGGATGATATCTTAGAATTTTTCGAGGAGGGTTTGATTAAACCAACATGTGTATTAAATGTTGGATTACTTAAAATAAATGATGCACTGGAATTTATTGTCAATAAGAAATTACCAGGAAAA GTCgttattgatataaaaaataGATAG
- the LOC117606703 gene encoding uncharacterized protein LOC117606703, whose product MTDSDKKPMSRLLKLANKFNCFYLSGFHAGECRAFVVDGQQVGLVRPDVMKELLNHPQVFQVHPEYVQLNPAFRDYSERSARVEEVLREWRAGEKFVTLRGWREECYEVRAQFNTPPLFKMDRSATCLFGIRKYGVDINGYVMDPVKGLSIWLQKRSPNKQTWPGYWDNMVSGGLSVGYGINETAIKEAGEEASIPNNLIAKLKSAGCVSLFFESERGLFPNTEFVYDLELPPDFVPSNNDGEVETFELLPVNECLERILSSHFKTTSVPVALDFLIRHGYITAENEPNFIEIVELLHVPLQTMYNQSQKKCKISSNGEAIESLERI is encoded by the exons ATGACGGATAGTGATAAGAAACCGATGTCACGCTTACTGAAGCTCgctaataaatttaattgctTCTACCTGTCGG GTTTCCATGCAGGTGAATGCAGGGCTTTTGTTGTTGATGGACAACAAGTTGGTCTTGTACGTCCAGATGTTATGAAAGAATTGTTAAATCATCCTCAG GTATTTCAAGTACACCCTGAATATGTGCAACTAAATCCTGCATTTCGAGATTATTCAGAGAGAAGTGCTCGGGTTGAGGAAGTATTAAGAGAATGGCGCGCAGGTGAGAAATTTGTAACATTAAGGGGATGGAGGGAAGAATGTTACGAAGTACGTGCACAGTTCAACACTCCACCATTATTTAAAATGGATCGATCAGCCACAT GCTTATTTGGAATTCGAAAATATGGTGTAGATATTAATGGATATGTTATGGATCCTGTCAAAGGATTATCAATATGGTTACAAAAACGTAGTCCAAATAAGCAAACTTGGCCCGGATACTGGGATAATATGGTGAGCGGTGGGTTAAGTGTCGGTTATGGAATTAATGAAACTGCTATAAAAGAGGCTGGAGAAGAAGCCAGTATTCCAAATAATCTAATTGCTAAACTAAAAAGTGCTGGTTGTGTATCACTCTTCTTTGAAAGTGAACGGGGCTTATTTCCCAATACTGAATTTGTATACGACCTTGAACTACCGCCAGATTTTGTACCGAGTAACAATGACGGAGAAGTAGAGACTTTTGAATTGCTTCCAGTTAACGAATGCTTAGAAAGGATATTATCTTCACATTTTAAAACAACATCTGTACCAGTTGCTCTTGACTTTTTAATTAGACACGGATATATCACAGCCGAAAATG AGCctaattttatagaaatcgtGGAATTGCTTCATGTACCTCTGCAAACGATGTACAATCAATCGCagaagaaatgtaaaatatctTCAAACGGCGAAGCGATTGAATCTTTAGAGAGAATTTAA
- the LOC117606704 gene encoding putative rRNA-processing protein EBP2 homolog has translation MKVKNASNNVEEASESSESDSEYNSSDEELREAYAKGLLKPGLNVVVEQTKKQHKNCVNLMKEKLEAIKLKLPWVERLDLTNAPAPLAPELALQMQEQEVRRAKQLKGNKKIPQYDPAEDPVLNDFRRETMFHRQAQGAVMDGIARLKKLGIPTTRPEDYFAEMAKSDTHMQKVRQNLMKKQTITQRSEKIRQLRQQRKVGKQMQIEATLKKHAEKRKLMEEVKKYRKGMRQDLDFLDEKKKPQKKPINPRIAAKRKMKDVKFGFGGKKRGSKKNTRNSSADVSEYKRPAKHGKDLKKKGGGKVKQRLGKGRRVQMKAKRK, from the exons atgaaGGTAAAAAACGCGAGCAACAATGTTGAAGAAGCGTCAGAATCATCTGAATCTGATTCGGAGTACAACAGTTCAGATGAAGAA TTACGAGAAGCTTATGCAAAGGGTTTATTAAAACCTGGTCTGAATGTAGTGGTCGAGCAAACCAAAAAACAGCACAAAAATTGTGTG aatcttatgaAAGAAAAGTTAGAAGCTATTAAGTTAAAGTTGCCATGGGTCGAGAGATTAGATTTGACAAATGCACCAGCACCTCTGGCGCCAGAATTGGCACTGCAAATGCAGGAACAGGAAGTGAGACGCGCGAAGCAATTAaaaggaaataagaaaatacCTCAGTATGATCCAGCAGAGGATCCTGTTCTGAATGATTTTCGCAGAGAGACAATGTTTCATAGACAAGCACAGGGTGCAGTCATGGATGGTATCGCACGATTGAAGAAGCTTGGAATTCCAACAACCAGACCTGAAGACTATTTCGCTGAAATGGCCAAATCAGATACTCACATGCAGAAGGTTAGGCAAAATCTAATGAAGAAACAAACGATAACACAGAGATCAGAGAAGATAAGGCAGTTGAGACAACAAAGGAAAGTGGGGAAGCAGATGCAGATAGAAGCAACTCTGAAGAAGCATGCAGAGAAGAGAAAATTAATGGAAGAAGTTAAAAAGTATCGCAAGGGTATGAGACAGGATCTTGATTTCCTGGATGAAAAGAAGAAACCGCAAAAGAAACCAATTAATCCAAGGATAGCGGCAAAGAGGAAGATGAAAGACGTCAAATTCGGTTTCGGCGGTAAGAAACGTGGCAGCAAgaaaaatacaagaaacagCTCCGCCGATGTCTCGGAATATAAGAGGCCTGCGAAGCATGGAAAAGATTTGAAGAAAAAGGGCGGTGGAAAAGTCAAGCAGAGATTAGGGAAGGGCCGTAGGGTACAGATGAAAGCAAAGAGGAAATGA